The stretch of DNA aacACATTCATTCAATACTGCTAGTCGTAGTCGTCAGCATTGATGCGCTGGCTATCAAACTCCAGCTCATCCTCGTCTTCATCTTCGTCGATGTCTGCGCCTGGCTTATATTCGAGATCATCGTCATTGTCTCCTCCAAATggatcatcctcctcctcttcttcgtCGCTATCTCCAGTCGCTCCCGCCTGCTGCACCCGTGTCTGCCGCTGGCGCAAACGGTTCCTTATGTTCTGAGCGGAATTAACTAGACTGCACTTTAATTCCGCTGGATCTTACTTTAATTATGCATCTCACTTACAATCTGCTGGATGCGCCAGCTTTTGGAAATGCACAGGATTGCGACGGTAGCATAAATTTCCAAAAGGACAGGGCGGTGTACCCAGAGGTGGTGCTGGAAAATTGGGCCGCGTATAGTCCGTATCGCCCGGGTGAGCTTCAGCATTGCGATGCGCTGGATTCCGTCTATGCATAGAGAAAGGGACAATGCTTGAAATTTAATCCATTTGGAATGTTTTATATTGGTTTACCTGTAGCAGCGAATGCCGAAACGGCATGAAATGCGAGTGCTGCTGGAGGATACAACTGGTGCATCATTATCCGGTTGCCCGTTGCTGGTGGCAGGCTCCGTTTTAACCACCGCCACCGTTGCGGGGGTGCTTCCACTGTCGGCAGGTTCGACTTTTacagagctgctgccacttgtaCTAGCAGCTGATGGCACTCCATCATCCCCATCCACTGGCTCGGCTTTTATCTTGACAGCGTTAGGCGCGCTGGTATCGGGCTCTGTTTTTAtaggcacaggcactgccTCATCATCGCTTGGTTcttctttgacttttgtgtcGTCCTCGGACTTTATGCGCTTCTTCGGGCTGCTTTCATCGTCAGTTTCGTCGTCATCTTTGGCGCCTTCTGTGGACACCTTCCTTTTAGCTGTCTCCTGCTCTGTAGTTGATGGCTCTGCGTTCAAAGCGTCTTCCGCAATGGCATTGATGTCCTCGAGCTCATTTCTATTCGGAGAACTCATTTTTAAACGAATGCGAATTGTCGTGAATTTTGTTTCAAATGTATTTCACAACAACGCTGCGCTTAGcgtgctatttttttttttttttgatatttattcgctacagcgaaattggttggtcgcagagatgagtccgcattgaccagatacttcagttttgtgttgaatattataaaaagttactgaaaattttgttgtttagttgtttgatttgtttagttttagaTTGACTTATGCTGTTACTGAAAGGTAAGGGAAATCCTCTCGCTGCGCTTATGGTGTTATGCAACACTGCATTGCAATAGCGATGAGCGATTGTACCAAACATCTGAGTTTGTCGATTTCGATAGAAACTTATCGATGATTTGTCATACCTAATTTTATATTCGCTACGCTTGCGCGTTACTGGCGtctttcaaatttgtttttatccATTTAAATGGCCTTAATAACGCTCAATAATGCCAGCCAGCATTTATTAACAGTGTGAAAATGTGATAATGATTGTGTCTGGGCATTTAAGCGAGCAGCGAATCACTAGAAAAAGTGTAACAAGATTCGCCTGGCCTACCACTTCCTCCGTGTATGtattgtagttgttgctgctatttGATTACATAGCGCGAGCGcaggagagcgagcgagagcgcaCATCTTCTGCTATTACCAAAAAGGGGCAGCAACAAACCGCATTCCAGAGAGCGGACACGACGAAACCAGCATCAATGAAAAAGGTGCGTTTAGAGAAtggagcagcagtcgcagcagttCTGAAGATGTGTGCCACGATCTACCACTTTGTTACCGTTTTTCAGTGACCCGCAATGCATCACCACCATCCGCCATTGCCCATAACGGGCACTGCAactgtggcagcagtggcagcgccagcgacagGCAATCCATCAGCATCGCCAGCCGTGGCATCTGGCTCGACCGCGGCGGCATCCACCTCGaacgtccagcagcagcaacagcaacaacagcagcggcggcgtaAAAAGCGTCCCAATTACAACTACAATGGAACCCGCACCGTGGAGGTGCGACGGGGCTACAATGGCTTCGGATTCACCATATCGGGACAGCAGCCATGTCGTCTGTCGTGCATCA from Drosophila subobscura isolate 14011-0131.10 chromosome O, UCBerk_Dsub_1.0, whole genome shotgun sequence encodes:
- the LOC117898258 gene encoding aprataxin and PNK-like factor is translated as MSSPNRNELEDINAIAEDALNAEPSTTEQETAKRKVSTEGAKDDDETDDESSPKKRIKSEDDTKVKEEPSDDEAVPVPIKTEPDTSAPNAVKIKAEPVDGDDGVPSAASTSGSSSVKVEPADSGSTPATVAVVKTEPATSNGQPDNDAPVVSSSSTRISCRFGIRCYRRNPAHRNAEAHPGDTDYTRPNFPAPPLGTPPCPFGNLCYRRNPVHFQKLAHPADFNSAQNIRNRLRQRQTRVQQAGATGDSDEEEEEDDPFGGDNDDDLEYKPGADIDEDEDEDELEFDSQRINADDYD